The following proteins come from a genomic window of Sorghum bicolor cultivar BTx623 chromosome 3, Sorghum_bicolor_NCBIv3, whole genome shotgun sequence:
- the LOC8062158 gene encoding protein NUCLEAR FUSION DEFECTIVE 6, chloroplastic/mitochondrial, whose product MAATAGGARRALAALRSGSQSTISATLSRQAAARSPELAAASLPRASRRRLAISRVPVAALGGVQGSLMPMHNATASALLTSMLGLKPGSWGWLSEGFATPL is encoded by the exons atggcggcgacgGCTGGCGGCGCGCGGCGAGCCCTCGCGGCGCTGCGCTCCGGCTCCCAGTCTACTATCTCTGCAACGCTATCCCGCCAGGCGGCGGCTCGCTCTCCGGAGCTGGCGGCGGCGTCCCTGCCGCGCGCCTCTCGCCGGCGCCTCGCGATCTCGAG GGTGCCGGTTGCGGCGCTCGGCGGCGTGCAGGGTTCGCTGATGCCGATGCACAACGCCACCGCGTCGGCGCTGCTCACCTCCATGCTCGGGCTTAAGCCTGGCTcttggggctggctctccgaag GATTTGCTACACCCCTATAA